The genomic interval CAGGCGAAGTAGAGGATTTTCATTTTTGCTCTTGGACCAGATGTGGCCAGCTGGCGCGCAGATATTGCAGGCCTGTCCAGACCGTCAGGGCGCCCGCGACCCACAGCACGATGTCACTGACGAGACCCAGGCCGGGCACGATACGTTCCAGCAGCACGATGGCCAGAGCGACGAGCTGGAAGGTGGTCTTCCATTTGGCGAGCCAGGTGACGTTGAGCACGACCTTGGTATTGCCGAGGAATTCGCGCAGGCCGGAGATGAAGAATTCGCGGAACAGGATGGCGCAGACCGGGATCATGTCCCAACCGGAAAAGCTGCCGTCCCAGGCGAGGACTGCGATGAGGATGCCGACGAGGAGTTTGTCGGCGATTGGATCGAGCATGCGGCCGAGGGGCGAATACTGGTTCCAGGCACGAGCAAGATAGCCATCGAGCCAATCACTGGCAGCGGCGATGATGTAAATCGCCAGCGCTATGCCCCGGAGCACCAGATCGCCCTGCATCACCAGCCAGACAATGGGAATAATCGCGAGGATTCGGGCGATGGTGATCAGATTTGGAACGAGCAGGATCGGGTTCTTGGCCATGGGAGGACAGAACAGGAATGGCGGGGAGGGGTCAAGGGGAACGGCGAAGATGGGTCTTTGTTGGGATACCCCCACCTCGCCTCCCCCTGATAGGGGGAGGGATCAGATCGAGTTTGGGACTAGATTCGTACAGCCACCGGAGGGATTCCTCCCCCTTTTCAGGGGGAGGTTAGGTGGGGGTATTCTTACGCAACTTGCTGGTTGGTTGCCGCGCGGCGCTGGGTGACGGCTTCTGCCAGAGCTTCGAGTGCGGTGACCGTAGTGTCCCAACCGATGCAGCCATCAGTGATGGACTGGCCGTAGACCAGTTCTTCGCCCTCGATCAGGTCCTGGCGGCCGGCCACGAGGTTGGATTCGACCATGACACCGATGATGCGGCCGTCGCCGGCGGCCATCTGGGCGCCGATGTCAGCCAGAACGACTGGCTGGTTTTCCGGGTTCTTGGACGAGTTGGCGTGGCTGGCGTCGATCATGATGGTCGGCGCTATACCGGCCTTTTCGGCGGCCGCTGCGGCAGCCGCAACGCTGGCGGCGTCGAAGTTGGTGGTTTTGCCGCCGCGCAGGATGATGTGGCAATCTTCATTGCCGGTGGTGGCGGCAATGGCCGAGCGGCCGTCCTTGGTGACCGCGAGGAAATGGTGGGGCTGGCTGGCCGAGCTGACGGCGTCCAGAGCGATCTTGACGTTTCCGTCGGTGCCGTTCTTGAAGCCGACCGGGCAGGAGAGACCCGAGGCCAGTTCGCGGTGGATCTGGCTTTCGGTGGTGCGGGCGCCGATGGCGGCCCAACTGACGAGGTCCGCAATATATTGCGGGGTGGTCATGTCGAGGAATTCGCAGGCGGCGGGCAGGCCGAGATTATTGATGTCGAGCAGCAGGGCGCGGGCGGTGTGCAGACCCTCATCGATGGCGAAGCTGCCGTCGAGATTGGGGTCGTTGATCAGGCCCTTCCAGCCCACCGTGGTGCGTGGCTTTTCGAAGTAGACGCGCATGATGATTTCGAGCCGGTCGCCGAGCTTTTCGCGCAGCGGCGCAAGGCGCTTCGCGTAATCGATGGCAGCGATTGGATCGTGAATGGAGCAGGGGCCGACGACGACGGCTAGGCGGTCATCAGAGCCGGCAAGGATATTGTGGAAGTCGTGGCGGGCGCTGAGAACGGTGCGGGTGGCGGCGTCGGTGCGCGGATGTTGGCGCATCACTTCGATCGGGGTGGTGAGCGGTTTGATCTCGGTAATGCGAAGGTCGTCGGTCGAT from Devosia sp. 2618 carries:
- a CDS encoding 3-deoxy-7-phosphoheptulonate synthase; this encodes MLKSTDDLRITEIKPLTTPIEVMRQHPRTDAATRTVLSARHDFHNILAGSDDRLAVVVGPCSIHDPIAAIDYAKRLAPLREKLGDRLEIIMRVYFEKPRTTVGWKGLINDPNLDGSFAIDEGLHTARALLLDINNLGLPAACEFLDMTTPQYIADLVSWAAIGARTTESQIHRELASGLSCPVGFKNGTDGNVKIALDAVSSASQPHHFLAVTKDGRSAIAATTGNEDCHIILRGGKTTNFDAASVAAAAAAAEKAGIAPTIMIDASHANSSKNPENQPVVLADIGAQMAAGDGRIIGVMVESNLVAGRQDLIEGEELVYGQSITDGCIGWDTTVTALEALAEAVTQRRAATNQQVA
- the pgsA gene encoding CDP-diacylglycerol--glycerol-3-phosphate 3-phosphatidyltransferase, encoding MAKNPILLVPNLITIARILAIIPIVWLVMQGDLVLRGIALAIYIIAAASDWLDGYLARAWNQYSPLGRMLDPIADKLLVGILIAVLAWDGSFSGWDMIPVCAILFREFFISGLREFLGNTKVVLNVTWLAKWKTTFQLVALAIVLLERIVPGLGLVSDIVLWVAGALTVWTGLQYLRASWPHLVQEQK